TTTTACGCCTGCTTTCTGAATGCTCCTCTACTCAACAAATATCACGACAACACAAGGTTAGCTTACTTGATTACAAATCTGAACTCCAATTGCTTTTTTTTAAACTTTAACTAAAtattcattttgttatattatcTGTAATAGTAAACTACTGCAAATATTACTAAAATATTGAGATATAAAATTATTATACTATAATAATGTAGAATATATAATAGTTCTATCGTTTCTTTATTTCTATCATTCTTATTTTGCCTCTTCTGTTGTGTCTAAGATTCTTATGCAAATATTAATGTTAGTCAAAATTTCATCGATCATGGTCACTGTTCATTCAGTATTTGTAATTATCACCCTTCATTTACATGGATGTTGAACAAGAAAAAGTAAGAGTATGAACATTAGTTGCATTAAAATATATTGGTTGATTGGTATATGATTTTCTCTTGCACTTATGTAAATGATTGAATTTTATCCTTGATTACCAATTCCAACACTAAGTACTCCACCATGGAGTTGATGTTCCTGTGAAGCGCCAAAGTTGATTTGTAATTATAATGTTTAACCATCACAGTTCACGTGAAGTTTAATATATCAGTTGTCAGAGCTGTTAAAATGCTTCGAAAATTGATAATATATTAACAATCCTTCATGGAATGAACAAAGTATCATcaaaaagaaaatctcataaataccAAACAGGGTAAAGGAACATGATGTTTTCCTTGGACAATTTAAAGTATTGTTGAAAAcaactgcaaaaaaaaaaaattaacactaAATAACTATTGGGCCTGTGCTAAACACATGCTACACTCCACTATATATGTGCTTGATTTCGACATGTGTGCTTCTAAGGGATTAAATCAGAATCTGAGGGTATTATAGACTATTACCATCAGTTATCAATATCACTTTTGTGTTGGAGAAATTACGTGCCCGTTTCATTTGCTTCTAAACTACGTGTTCTTTATTCCGGCGGCCAGAGAAATATTAGTTTTTCGtcattctctgtgcatactttcAACTAATGCTCCTTCAAGCATTTCAgttctcttcatcttcttcgttcaTTTTCATCTTCTCAACCGATGTTGTAATTTCAGCTATGTTCTTTTATTTGTTTGCCCCATATGGTCTTCTCcttttttcttgatattcttttcGGTCAGTGTCTTTATTGGACTCTCTTTATACTTCTCAATTTCATAGCTGGTATCAATTGCCGACAAAAGGAAGATAAAAGGTTTAAGgtttttttatgtaaagataagtGTGGGAGTGGGATTGGTAGTAAATGATGATAAAGAAATAGATCATGTAAGTAAATTCATTTGCTTTAGGCTTCTTTCCGAGAATTTAAATTTCAACCAAAAATAGAGTTTTCTCTTCCGATCTACTCTGACTTTTTGGGGCAAATCTTGGAGTTCTTCAACGCCAAAAAAGTGGTATTTTTGCTATTggactgaaaaataattttttattttcccaAATTAAGAACAAATAGAAACTGATATAAACGACAAGATTTAATTTATATGCAAGAATTAGAAATGCTTGCGAAAAAATTAAATTCATGAAGAATCAGATTACAAATGCATTAAAAATAAATGGTAATTGAATCAGTTGGCTCAACTCTGAAAATTGAGTGACGATAATTGTCTTCACAAAACTGCAACTTCTTTCTCTTAGATTCTTCATGTTTTCTTTTCTCATCCTGCTTCATGCTTACTCTTTAGTTAATTTCACCAGAGAAAGTTTTTCCCATGTGGAAGCGTCAACATTGGTGTTTATTGCTTCTTTTTGTTTGCAGAGTGATCATTTTACTATGGAAATTGAGGTAGTTAGAATATTAGACATTTTTGCTTGAAAAATGTTGGTTTTACTTTCGTTTTCTGGTAATTGCAGTTTGTTTCTTTCCCTCTCCTGTTTATTTTGTCTAGCCGCTGCCAACATCTTCTCTAATCCATTCTTAAGagcatttttattaaaataataggCATCTCTGGGTGTTCCTGTTTCCTACAGTACTAGCCTACCGTTTATTTTCAAGTTTAGAGATCTGTTTTCCTTTTCATATTACTATGTTTGATTAAAGTCCTACTTAAACTTTAAAAGCATGATCCAATGATTCTAAACATATTTATCTTAGACACATGGAACGAGTTCTTCACATGCAtggacaaataatttccaaagaAGTCGAGTGAAATGCTTAGACAACGAAAGTTTTAGATAATATTTGTTGAATTAGACTTCTTCTCTGTGGCTACCACTTTCTACATTAATGTTGCTTTTACACTTCTCTTTGATTTTCAGGGTgaaaaatttctcaaaaattgtAGTGGAGGCAATTTTAGATTTTCGCAGTGAACATTCCATTCAGGTATTGTCACTCGTCTCATTATAGGAACATTCCATTCAGGTATTCTCCATTATAGCTGGGGAATTTTGTTGTAGTATGTTGCTCCAATTTGTGTCTCAGCGGTCACATTTTGATTCATTTTTCTGTGTTCTTCATTTCTTAGGAATTTCACTACAAGTTTTGCTAATTTAGTAAATATTGTTTCCATGTATCGAGATATTTTGCGATAACCTTCTAATGTCAAAAGAGAGAAATTAATAATATAATCCATTTTTGGTGAGAATGTGATTGTTATTATTTGTATAGTTTGTAActttaatgtaacgacccgaccggtcgttttgagctatagcgcgtcgttcagcagttggaagtcatgaacagcttcatttcaggtatattggcttgtacgtatggtcagagttgaatttcgggaaattcggagtcaaattggaaagaaacttttcattgcggcaaccttaagttgaagaaaatggctaagattggaattttgagtaaacgacctcggaattgggatctgaaagttccagcatgttcgtatgatgatttcggacttgggcgtatgtccggatttggttttggatagcccgtgagcatttcggcgtatattgtggaagttagtattttagaaaaatttcataaatttgggttggaaggcatttcagagttatagatgtccgtttgggattccgagtctgggaatagctccgtatggtgattctggagttgggagcgcgatcggaagtgaattcggatgtccggaggtcattttgaagtcatttggctaaatatagaaatttgaaggtttttgagaaaattcgaccggaagtggaaattttgatatcggggtcggaatgcgattccgaaagttggtgcaagtccgtaatgtcgaatgtgacttgtgtgcaaaatttgaagtcattcggactagttttggtaaggtttgagacacttagtctcttttaaggaagcttaagttggaaaagtcaaccggatattgacttatgtgttagagggttcgaaatgcgaattttatggttcggatagcttcgttaggtgatttggtacttgggagtgtgtccggaatatttttgtgatgaccggtgtagaattaagcttgaattggcaaagttagtattttggaattccggttgataggtgagattttgatccgagggtcggaatggaatttcgagagttgctgtagcttcgttatatcattttggacttgtctgcaaaatttgaggtcatttggacatggtttggttgggtttttgatcaaaaatggaatttggaagttcttgagattcataggcttgaatccgatgatgatttgatgttattttgggtgttccaaaggttgggacaagtttaaatgatattgtgggacatgtcgatataattggttaaggtcccgagggcctcgggtggatttcggaaggttaacaaaATGGAATTCggacccaaaaagaaaagaaaaagctgctgcaatttctgctGCTAAGCTGTCTTTGGACAGCAAATGTGCAGTCGTGGAGCGTTCTTCAgaggcctatatcttttgatctacaaggaattttgagatgattcaaaaacgaaagttgtagccgtgtctagtttccagaaagctaaggaaatcgtaatttggacatctgtagagaaaattatgatcgattgaagatgactggtggagcagtttctccagaattttctgatttcatggagccgactttagaagctcatatctcgggatatataaagagttatatggtgtacaacctatcaaattaaagatcttcgagtctagtttctaaatcttcaaatcgTTTGTAATTTgtatatttatacaagacgttatgggtgtttaaacagaaggtgtccgacaagggaaaattttaataggatgtacaacttgtatagcacaagtgcaaggtacaactcgacgaaacacgggcagattctttaaacacggatttggcttatttctttcatttctttcatttggcttggattattttggagagaatttcaagggggattttattaagcatcaaaggtgagttgtttctacttatttccaagttaaatacaagattatatgtgaattagaacatgaaaatcagtagaaaagtgGGGTTTTAGGGCTTGTGCTTTTGAGATTTTCTAGGGTCGATTTGAAGGGTCAAACGAGCTccgatttttgtgttctttatatgtacggactcgtgagaggacgaagaacattttggtataaaaatttctgagttttgagacgtgggcctggggctcgggttttgtcaaattcgtaaattttgatatttttcgattgctttcgattaGGTATTGTCCCTTTaacataatgcgacatattcgttgtgattttgggcagattcgacgcacgtggaggccaattcgaggggtaaaggcgtcgcgagctaaagaagtagccggtttgaggtgagtaattgatgtaaatgatgtcctgagggtttgaaaccccggaatttcacatcgtaacgctatattgaggtgacttgcacgtcggataacgggcgtggggtagagcacctttggggattgtgacttagtccgtcccgagagatgtttttaccgtattttctacttgaactaaattgaaaaTCATctttacttggatttaattgttacatttgggtttcttgccaattatttgaatccttcagggattgacatcactgttttcgcatacatgcatatcatttgatctcggtccaaggttttaaatactgttttgcaaactcagccatctttctaagatttgaaaacttaaatgatatttctaaatgatatttcgggctgagaactactgttttacaaatgcccaatgggcttattatgatttctggactgagcatggatcgggctgcgcgccgcagcagtgatttgaaacagtggtaacaatgacactgtatgatgtgatttgaaacagtggtaacaatggcactgtatgatataaattggtcaggtaacaatgactgaccaggcctagatttgattccacgagatggcttgatattgcgcttgggctgtaggagcccctccggagtctgtacacacccccagtgagcgtcgtcgacgataaataaatatggatggctcgggctgcacgccgcagtgggtaccagagggtaccgtcatatgcattgcattgcactcatgcatttattcctcaTCTGCATTAtccgccataataattatgtgctcttatttcattgactggttgcttcatactgttctgagcctgaggggctgatactgttctgagatactgagcctgaggggctgatactacttattattttgatactgaacccgaggggcagatttctacttattattttgatattaagcccgaggggcagatttctactcgttgttttactgccaaattatcttttttttactggtttaaaagaaatttcacatgatgtttcactgaattgttattttaaatgatttcactgttTCTGTATAgagtgttgtgtgccttaacgtgttttcttaccttcagttattatttatatttattactcactgggtcggagtattcacattactccctgcactatgtgtgcagttacaggtattcctgaggcatagagcgagttttctgctgttcagttttcattggagttatcgaggtagctgcatggcgttcgcagacccgttttctcccttatcttctgtatttatgatatcttcagatgtcgttcctaattccatactttgtagaattttagtaatctctgtagtagctcatgacttgtgacaccccggttagggctgagttgggttggatttccgtattttatttatactttctgctattgaatattattaaaccatgtttatactataattgtgttaattaattgtcttaaaaggatgaattgagttgaatggctggccttgtcttcatgagaggcgccatcacgaccaggttcgggaattgggtcgtgacatttaatcGATTGGTATTTCTGTTCCTTTATTGGACTCTCTTTATACttaagaaaaaaagggaaaagtttaAGGGTTTTTATATGTAAAAGCATGGAAGTGTGATTGAGACTAAATGCCGGATACACATTGCTCTCGATCTCAAAGCCGGTCTTCATCCTCTCAAGGTTTCTCTTTCATtattctctctcttttttgttttttaatttgtACTCCTTCCTATTAAGTATTCATCAAGTGTGTGTGGAATCTAAAATTTATTTTCTGCTGGACAACTTTGTGAATCTAAAATcctcttttatttattattgttttggAGTGATTAATTCAGAAGAAAAGTCAATGTGTTGGTGGGGGATTTGGGAGGTTTTTTGTTAACGACTAAGAACAAGGTTTACTTTGCAAGTAGGTTTAATTTATGGTTGTGAATTTTGTTGTAGTTGGTTGTTGATCAGTGGGTTTTTGCTGGATTTGATCTTTGGGTTGCTGATTGAAGTAATGATGTATCCGGTTGTATTGCTAAGTGCAGTTTAACAATTCTAAGTGTGAGAGTTTGAGTTCTTCTTAGTGTGACTGGCTATGAAATTACGCTATGCTGTGTAGTCTGTGTCTTTCTTTTCAAAGATTTGAGTAATTGAAAGTTCATATATTCATCTCTACTTCATCATTGCATCTACAATTGAGACTAATCAATTTTGAATTAAAAGTAGGTCAAATTAGTTCATAAAGTACTTCTTTGTGTTGCTTACTTGAAAATTtgtcattttgtgaattttaaCTGTGCGTTTCTATAACAAGTTATCATATTCTTGCCTAAAGATATGTAATCTTCCAATTTATAACATATTTATTTGTTTGCAGATATTTTTGGTCAAAAGCTAATAGAAAAAGGACCAGAAAGAAGATCAAAGACAGCATATGTAAATAATTGTATTATACATGTTGTAAATGCTGTGGCACTTTAAACATCTCTTAATGTGATGCTCCCGTGAACGCAAACAATGTATATTTTGTTCAAAATGTATGTAAATTAAGTGTGTATCACTTAGTATGAAATATTTTGTCAAAGCAGGCCCATGCTCGACTTATTCACCAAATGAAAGAATTAGAGCTATTACAAAGgtaaaaatgaagtaaaaaacTCACATTTGCCATATTCTTTATCTTTTGTGTAGGATCAAAAATGCTTCTGACAAAGGCACTCTATGCTCGACTCATATTGGGCCTGTGCTGGCACATGCCATCATCGCCTAGTAAATAAAAGAGACTCATAATTTTATATGGAAAACACCCAAAACACACCTTTTTCATCGGAGAAAAATCGAGAAGTGCCATATCTTATGGTTTTGCTACCAAAATTTCTCTGTGAACGTTGCAAAGGTGCCATTTTTCTTCTCTAATTTCGCTGATTGTGCTTATTTAATTTGGTTTCTTGTAGGATTTCATTCTATTTGAGTTATCTGGTTTAGAGTTTTTGAGTTCtgttttcgttttttttttgtttcggGTATGTGCTAAACGCACTCAACTTAGGAAGCAAACCAGAGAGAAGATGAGACGGAAAGGAAATTTATTGAGCTATCAATTGAATTTGAGGAACCCACTTGATGAGCGATGAATATTTCCTTCTCTAGTAGAGCACACACGGAGCAGATCTAAGAATTGCAGGAACTACAAGGGATCCCATGGGTTTATTTGATTAAATGGATTATGGGTCGATGGGTcgaaacttttttattttaaaaaggagTTTTGACACAGTTacctacaaaaataaaattatttattcttgtctattcatttatttttctATACATAAACTAATTACATTTTCTACCCATAATAGTTTTTGTggggaattttttctttattcttcaattcttttttatttctatgcttcttttcctttttccttttttttctttttttcctccttttcttttttctcattttcttcctatttttttatgttttctcttttattcatttatttttgcctaaatcgtattattgttatttttatcataACTTATTTCACACTTAAATTTGActcctttatttttttaatttttatttttttctgtatttcttgttccttttctaattCCACGTGATTGCCATGCAAATCTTGATCTCCTTCCCTACAAATATCAGTACATACTCTACCATTAGCAATAACGCCAACCAGTGATGGAGCAAGAAAACATAATCTATGGCCACTAAATctccatatatactagttagaatagaaatgataataaaatattagaaaatacaataaaaatataagtagcaaaaaagacttctagtaccatatgataccagtatagtatacatgtataccaataGAGTATATGATTGCTCTAGAATATTGATACAACTATCTGTGACTAtactactgtaccaaaacattaaaggatacagtaaaagtatgagaaaattacatgctCGCATTGCAAACTAAATATTCGCAAAGAAACTTGCTCATTCCATATACTACCAAGGTCTATATTTGTATGGGTCGTTCCAACAATTGCCTATaattataaaaactattacataatacacataatctATATCCATCAACACAAAAAAATTCCAGCACTGCAAATCacgttcatataaataatttcagaatagaattcacttaaaaatgcagccaaaacaacaaaaaaaatgttcaaactaccatatgataccaatatgacatataactataccaacatggtatacagtTTTACTGATTAATTCCCGGcaactatatgactatactactattacataacacacatgtataaagagaaaaataaaaaaaatagtgtaccacatattaatataataaagtatttcaagatattgtactatattactattaataaaagaaaatcaaatattgtactaataaatgcagctaatacaatcaaaaaatgattcaactagcatatgataccaatatagtatatagctatactaatatggtatatagttggaatgaattgtataccaaaatggtatatttGTATACTATTTGAGTATACAATACAAATGCGTCTTCTTctcttgttcaactatatttcaacccaaacttcTAAAATCTACTACAAAATCTCTACCAAATTGACTAAAACTTTAGCTACAACCTCCAATCAACTTTCCAAACAAACCCACATAGGATCggatcaaaataattaaaaactcaaACAAACTAAGTTatgagtttcaagcttcaaggtcCTTCGATGGTGGATTTGAATTTTTGTACAATAAATCTCCAAAAACCAGTTTGggtgaagagaaagaagaaggtATTAGTGAGAAACAAATGTGAATTGCCATTGATGATGAACCCCAGAATACTACAATAAGAGAAGATTAGTAGTTTTTGGTCACATATGTGTGCtttttacatagatgatatga
Above is a window of Nicotiana tabacum cultivar K326 chromosome 8, ASM71507v2, whole genome shotgun sequence DNA encoding:
- the LOC107797163 gene encoding uncharacterized protein LOC107797163 isoform X2, which translates into the protein MSYVHFYACFLNAPLLNKYHDNTRVIILLWKLRVKNFSKIVVEAILDFRSEHSIQLQVFLRHRASFLLFSFHWSYRGSCMAFADPFSPLSSVFMISSDVVPNSILCRILVISVVAHDL
- the LOC107797163 gene encoding uncharacterized protein LOC107797163 isoform X4, whose translation is MSYVHFYACFLNAPLLNKYHDNTRVKNFSKIVVEAILDFRSEHSIQLQVFLRHRASFLLFSFHWSYRGSCMAFADPFSPLSSVFMISSDVVPNSILCRILVISVVAHDL
- the LOC107797163 gene encoding uncharacterized protein LOC107797163 isoform X5, encoding MSYVHFYACFLNAPLLNKYHDNTRVIILLWKLRVKNFSKIVVEAILDFRSEHSIQIRRTWRPIRGVKASRAKEVAGLSYRYS
- the LOC107797163 gene encoding uncharacterized protein LOC107797163 isoform X3; the encoded protein is MSYVHFYACFLNAPLLNKYHDNTRVIILLWKLRVKNFSKIVVEAILDFRSEHSIQLQVFLRHRASFLLFSFHWSYRDIFGQKLIEKGPERRSKTAYVNNCIIHVVNAVAL